Proteins from a genomic interval of Clostridium sp. 'deep sea':
- a CDS encoding DEAD/DEAH box helicase: METKRFEDLNLSSDIVKAVKDMGFEEATPIQASAIPYLLQGRDVTGQAQTGTGKTAAFGIPLLEMIEPKARKPQSLILCPTRELAIQVSEEISKLAKYKKGIKVLPVYGGQPIQRQISALKKGVQIIIGTPGRVMDHMRRKTLKTDDIKFVVLDEADEMLDMGFREDIETILQDTSNERLTALFSATLPRAILELTRLYQKNPELVKVVHKQLTVPNIKQYYYQVKERNKLEVLTRLIDMHDPKLSLVFCNTKKRVDELVSQLQGRGYFADGLHGDMRQNQRDRVMEQFRNSSIDILVATDVAARGIDVDDVEAVFNFDVPQNEEYYVHRIGRTGRAGRDGTAFTLVAGKSIYKLKNIQRYTKTKIKIKDVPSRGDIEEARTAKLMKSIKEVLDNGYLKDQVKVIETFLEEEDYSLLDVSAALLKMVTQPNENKDDIETTTIADTGAEPGMVRLFINAGKKDNIRARDIVGSIASETGIPGKVIGAISIHNNFTFVEVPREHAREVLKIMNNSKIRGNAINIEPAKPR, from the coding sequence ATGGAAACAAAGAGATTCGAAGATTTAAATTTATCATCAGATATAGTTAAAGCCGTAAAAGACATGGGCTTTGAAGAAGCAACCCCTATACAAGCAAGTGCAATACCATATTTATTGCAAGGACGAGATGTAACAGGTCAAGCACAAACAGGTACAGGTAAAACAGCAGCATTTGGAATTCCGTTATTAGAAATGATAGAGCCCAAAGCTAGAAAACCTCAGTCATTAATTTTGTGCCCTACAAGAGAATTAGCAATACAGGTATCTGAAGAGATATCTAAACTAGCTAAATATAAAAAGGGTATTAAAGTTCTACCTGTATATGGTGGACAACCTATTCAAAGACAAATAAGTGCTCTTAAAAAAGGAGTACAAATAATCATAGGTACCCCAGGTCGTGTTATGGATCATATGAGACGAAAAACCCTTAAGACAGACGACATAAAATTTGTAGTACTAGATGAAGCAGATGAAATGCTAGATATGGGTTTTAGAGAAGATATAGAGACAATACTTCAAGATACCTCCAATGAGCGTTTAACAGCTCTTTTTTCTGCAACCTTGCCAAGAGCAATATTAGAATTAACAAGGTTATATCAAAAGAACCCTGAGCTTGTTAAAGTAGTTCATAAACAACTTACTGTACCAAATATTAAGCAGTACTACTACCAAGTTAAAGAGCGTAATAAATTAGAAGTACTAACTCGTTTAATTGACATGCATGATCCAAAATTATCATTAGTATTTTGCAATACTAAAAAAAGAGTAGATGAATTAGTTAGTCAGCTACAGGGACGTGGTTACTTTGCTGATGGTTTGCATGGTGATATGCGCCAAAATCAACGAGACAGAGTAATGGAGCAATTTAGAAACAGCTCTATAGATATTTTAGTTGCAACAGACGTTGCTGCTCGTGGTATAGATGTAGATGATGTAGAGGCAGTATTTAACTTTGATGTACCTCAAAATGAAGAATATTATGTACACCGTATTGGTAGAACAGGTAGAGCTGGCCGAGATGGTACAGCATTTACTCTAGTAGCAGGAAAATCAATTTATAAGCTAAAAAATATACAGCGTTATACAAAAACAAAAATTAAAATTAAAGATGTTCCCTCTCGTGGAGACATTGAAGAGGCCAGAACAGCTAAATTAATGAAATCAATAAAAGAAGTATTGGATAATGGGTATTTAAAAGACCAAGTTAAAGTAATTGAGACCTTCTTAGAAGAAGAAGATTACTCACTCTTAGATGTATCTGCAGCATTATTAAAAATGGTTACCCAGCCTAATGAAAATAAAGATGACATAGAAACAACAACAATAGCTGATACCGGTGCTGAACCAGGCATGGTAAGACTATTTATAAATGCTGGTAAAAAAGATAACATTAGAGCTAGAGATATTGTTGGTTCAATAGCTAGTGAAACAGGAATTCCAGGAAAAGTAATTGGGGCAATATCAATTCATAATAACTTTACCTTTGTAGAGGTGCCAAGAGAGCACGCTCGCGAGGTACTTAAAATAATGAATAATTCAAAAATTCGTGGCAATGCGATCAATATAGAGCCAGCAAAACCCCGCTAA
- a CDS encoding glycine/sarcosine/betaine reductase component B subunit, producing MRLELGNIRIEDVQFGSNTEVKNHTLYVNKEELIALLSEDERLASVSIELARPGESVRIMPVKDVIEPRVKVEGPGGLFPGFISKLDQVGSGRTHVLKGAAVVTAGKVVGFQEGIIDMTGPAADYTPFAHTNNIVIVANPVEGLEQHGHEAALRIMGFKAATYIAEAGRNVEPDEVKTYEVAPLFENVAKYPNLPKVVYVYMLQSQGLLHDTYYYGIDVKQMVPTLMYPTEIMDGAIVSGNCVSACDKNTTFHHLNSPVIYDLMEKHGKEICFLGCVVTNENVTLGDKQRSSNMVAKLVEFLGADGAVISEEGFGNPDADLIMNCTKVEKKGVKTVLVTDEYAGRDGASQSLADADKLADAVITAGNANEVVTLPPMKKLIGYAEPADTIAGGFDGSLKADGSITVEIQAITGATNELGFNKLTARGY from the coding sequence ATGCGTTTGGAGCTAGGTAATATCCGAATTGAAGATGTACAATTCGGTTCTAACACTGAGGTTAAAAACCACACGCTGTATGTCAATAAGGAAGAGCTTATCGCTTTGTTAAGTGAAGATGAGCGTCTTGCTAGTGTATCTATTGAATTAGCCCGTCCGGGTGAATCAGTAAGAATTATGCCAGTTAAAGACGTTATAGAACCACGTGTTAAAGTTGAAGGTCCAGGTGGTTTATTCCCAGGATTTATTAGTAAGCTTGACCAAGTTGGTTCAGGTCGTACCCATGTGTTAAAAGGTGCTGCTGTTGTTACAGCAGGTAAAGTTGTAGGATTCCAAGAAGGTATCATTGATATGACAGGTCCTGCTGCTGACTATACACCATTTGCTCATACAAATAACATTGTTATTGTTGCTAACCCAGTTGAAGGTTTAGAACAACATGGTCATGAGGCTGCTTTACGTATCATGGGATTCAAAGCTGCAACTTATATTGCTGAAGCTGGTAGAAATGTTGAGCCAGATGAAGTAAAAACATACGAAGTAGCACCATTATTTGAGAATGTTGCTAAGTATCCAAACTTACCTAAGGTAGTTTATGTATACATGTTACAAAGCCAAGGTTTATTACATGACACATACTACTATGGCATAGACGTTAAACAGATGGTTCCAACACTAATGTATCCAACAGAAATTATGGATGGTGCAATTGTTAGTGGTAACTGTGTATCTGCTTGCGATAAAAATACAACATTCCATCACTTAAATAGCCCAGTTATTTATGATTTAATGGAAAAACACGGCAAAGAAATTTGTTTCTTAGGCTGTGTTGTTACAAATGAAAACGTTACATTAGGTGACAAACAGCGTTCTTCTAACATGGTAGCTAAATTAGTAGAGTTCTTAGGTGCTGATGGTGCTGTTATTTCTGAAGAAGGATTTGGAAACCCTGATGCTGACTTAATTATGAACTGCACAAAGGTTGAGAAAAAAGGCGTTAAAACAGTTTTAGTAACTGATGAATATGCTGGTCGTGATGGCGCATCTCAATCATTAGCTGATGCTGATAAATTAGCTGATGCAGTAATTACAGCTGGTAATGCAAATGAAGTAGTTACATTACCACCAATGAAAAAGTTAATTGGCTATGCTGAGCCTGCAGACACAATTGCCGGTGGATTTGACGGCAGCTTAAAAGCTGACGGAAGCATAACAGTAGAAATACAAGCTATTACAGGCGCTACAAACGAGTTGGGCTTTAATAAGCTAACAGCTCGTGGATACTAA
- the grdD gene encoding glycine/sarcosine/betaine reductase complex component C subunit alpha, which yields MSKNVQQLLQNVLYEVADAIETGKFGNKVRVAITLLGSEHGPAELLRGAELAQKQNPDIEVVCIGPEMDTELKIYPAADEKQQYKVMEELLDSKEISSCVTMHYSFPIGVSTVGKVIAPANGKELIIATTTGTSATERIEAMVRNAIYGIATAKATGIKEPTVGILNVEGARAVERALNKMKDNGFEFTWAESLRADGGAVMRGNDLLAASPDVIVMDSLTGNVMMKVFSSFSTGGSYEASGFGYGPGVGEDYDRIILILSRASGAPVAANAIKYAAEVARGNLPSLARELFVSANKAGLKEVTATKKVAVAQEEEVVVPPKKIVDEEIPGIEILDLDDAAKAVWKAGIYAETGMGCTGPVILVAAEDAHKTEEILKKAGYIG from the coding sequence ATGTCTAAAAACGTACAACAATTATTACAAAACGTACTTTATGAAGTTGCTGATGCTATAGAAACAGGTAAGTTCGGTAACAAAGTACGAGTTGCCATAACTCTGTTAGGTAGTGAGCATGGTCCTGCAGAGCTTTTACGTGGTGCAGAACTAGCTCAAAAGCAAAACCCAGATATTGAAGTAGTATGTATTGGTCCAGAGATGGATACAGAGCTTAAAATTTACCCTGCAGCTGATGAAAAACAGCAGTATAAGGTAATGGAAGAGCTTCTTGATAGTAAAGAGATTAGTAGCTGTGTAACAATGCACTACAGTTTCCCAATTGGTGTTTCTACAGTTGGTAAAGTAATTGCTCCTGCCAATGGTAAAGAGCTAATTATTGCTACTACAACAGGAACATCTGCTACAGAAAGAATTGAAGCTATGGTTCGCAATGCTATTTATGGTATTGCTACAGCTAAAGCTACTGGTATTAAAGAGCCTACAGTTGGTATCCTTAATGTTGAGGGTGCACGTGCTGTTGAGCGTGCTCTTAATAAAATGAAGGACAACGGATTTGAGTTTACTTGGGCTGAGTCTTTAAGAGCAGATGGTGGGGCAGTTATGAGAGGTAATGACCTTTTAGCAGCTTCTCCAGATGTTATAGTTATGGATTCATTAACAGGTAATGTAATGATGAAGGTATTTTCTTCGTTCAGCACTGGTGGTAGCTACGAGGCTTCTGGCTTTGGATATGGACCAGGTGTAGGAGAAGATTATGACCGAATTATATTGATTCTTTCAAGAGCCTCAGGTGCTCCTGTTGCAGCTAATGCTATTAAGTATGCTGCTGAGGTTGCTAGAGGAAATCTGCCAAGTTTAGCAAGAGAATTATTTGTGTCTGCTAATAAGGCTGGTCTTAAAGAAGTTACAGCTACTAAAAAAGTTGCTGTAGCACAGGAAGAAGAAGTAGTAGTTCCACCAAAGAAAATAGTTGATGAAGAGATTCCTGGAATAGAAATATTAGACCTAGATGATGCTGCAAAAGCTGTTTGGAAAGCTGGTATTTATGCAGAGACAGGAATGGGATGTACTGGTCCTGTTATCTTAGTAGCAGCTGAAGATGCCCATAAAACAGAAGAAATTCTTAAAAAAGCAGGATATATAGGTTAA
- the grdC gene encoding glycine/sarcosine/betaine reductase complex component C subunit beta — protein MPKAVIKGAGYALIHANDMILTHGTTLTAERATNPDSDLLKEVLNNVQSFEQTVAYPPNQCYIGSVTPDELKEMATPWYENSIEGASRFGKYGEIMPLNEFIGAMRLSDSFNLVMIEKNFMTNVKAALTEHPYYTDEEIASFGDGYELSAIEALLAEHKADPLVYSGKTVGCVKQAHDSDVNLNSHVMFENLVVKASGVVALRNLIAKTDIDIADIEYVIETSEEACGDMNQRGGGNFAKAIGELGGLINASGSDTRGFCAAPVHGLINATALVSSGIYKNVVVVAGGASAKLGMNSRDHIKKGVPVLENCLGAFAILVGEDDGINPVIRTDACGRHKISSGASPQAVTTAIVTDPLDRVGLKITDVDKYSVEMQNPEITKPAGAGDVPTANYKMIGALGVKRGDLDRKEIMNFVKNHGMPGWAPTQGHIPSGVPFLGFAREAIVKGDITRAMVIGKGSLFLGRMTNLFDGVSFIVEKNSGEGSVEAGVAKEDIRKMIAEAMRKLGDNLVVSEE, from the coding sequence ATGCCTAAAGCTGTAATAAAAGGGGCAGGTTATGCTTTAATTCATGCCAATGACATGATTTTAACTCACGGCACAACTTTAACTGCTGAGAGAGCAACTAACCCTGATTCAGATTTATTGAAGGAAGTATTAAATAATGTTCAGAGTTTTGAACAAACTGTAGCATATCCACCAAACCAGTGTTATATCGGTAGTGTAACTCCTGATGAGCTTAAAGAAATGGCTACCCCTTGGTATGAGAATAGTATTGAAGGTGCTAGCCGCTTTGGTAAGTATGGAGAAATCATGCCACTTAATGAGTTTATTGGTGCAATGCGTTTAAGTGATTCTTTTAATCTTGTTATGATAGAAAAAAACTTTATGACTAATGTAAAAGCTGCCTTAACAGAGCATCCATATTATACAGATGAAGAAATTGCTAGCTTTGGAGATGGTTATGAGTTATCAGCTATTGAGGCTTTATTAGCTGAACATAAAGCAGACCCATTAGTATATAGTGGTAAAACTGTTGGTTGCGTTAAACAAGCTCATGATTCAGATGTAAATCTAAACTCTCATGTTATGTTTGAGAACTTAGTTGTTAAGGCATCTGGTGTTGTAGCTTTACGTAATTTAATAGCTAAGACAGATATTGATATAGCTGATATTGAATATGTTATTGAAACATCTGAGGAAGCTTGTGGTGATATGAACCAACGTGGCGGTGGCAATTTTGCTAAAGCTATTGGTGAATTAGGTGGCTTAATTAATGCTAGTGGTTCAGATACTCGTGGTTTCTGTGCAGCTCCTGTTCATGGTTTAATTAATGCTACAGCTCTAGTTAGCTCAGGAATCTACAAAAATGTTGTTGTTGTTGCTGGTGGAGCTTCTGCTAAATTAGGTATGAACTCTCGCGACCACATCAAAAAAGGTGTTCCAGTATTAGAGAACTGCTTAGGTGCGTTTGCAATTTTAGTTGGTGAAGATGATGGCATAAACCCAGTAATTAGAACTGATGCTTGTGGTCGTCATAAGATCTCTTCTGGTGCTTCTCCACAAGCTGTTACTACAGCTATTGTTACAGATCCACTAGATAGAGTTGGTTTAAAAATTACTGATGTTGATAAATATAGTGTAGAGATGCAAAATCCAGAGATTACTAAGCCAGCAGGTGCTGGTGATGTTCCTACTGCTAACTATAAAATGATTGGTGCTTTAGGAGTTAAACGTGGAGATTTGGATCGCAAAGAAATTATGAACTTTGTTAAAAATCATGGTATGCCTGGTTGGGCTCCAACTCAAGGTCATATTCCTTCAGGGGTTCCTTTCTTAGGGTTTGCTCGTGAAGCTATTGTAAAGGGTGATATTACCCGTGCTATGGTTATTGGTAAAGGTAGTTTATTCTTAGGCAGAATGACAAACTTATTTGACGGTGTTTCATTTATCGTTGAAAAGAACTCTGGTGAAGGTTCAGTTGAAGCTGGGGTTGCTAAAGAAGATATTAGAAAAATGATTGCTGAAGCTATGCGTAAACTAGGCGATAACCTAGTTGTTAGCGAAGAATAG
- the grdA gene encoding glycine/sarcosine/betaine reductase complex selenoprotein A — MDIKGKKIAILGDRDGIPGPAIEECVKTVGGEVVFSTTECFVUTAAGAMDLENQARIKALVEEHGAENVVVVLGGAEAEASGLAAETVTVGDPTFAGPLAGVELGIGVYHILELKDIVDEAVWDEQISMMEMVLDVEEVIAEVKQFRDQGSKYSL; from the coding sequence ATGGATATTAAAGGTAAAAAAATTGCTATCCTTGGAGACCGTGATGGTATTCCAGGTCCAGCTATAGAAGAATGTGTTAAAACTGTAGGCGGAGAAGTAGTATTTTCAACAACAGAGTGTTTTGTCTGAACAGCCGCAGGTGCGATGGACTTGGAGAACCAAGCTCGCATTAAAGCCCTCGTTGAGGAGCACGGAGCAGAGAACGTTGTTGTTGTATTAGGTGGAGCAGAAGCTGAGGCTTCTGGTTTAGCTGCTGAAACAGTTACAGTTGGAGATCCTACTTTTGCAGGACCTTTAGCAGGCGTAGAATTAGGTATTGGCGTTTATCATATTTTAGAGCTTAAAGATATTGTTGATGAAGCAGTATGGGATGAGCAAATTAGTATGATGGAAATGGTTCTTGACGTTGAAGAAGTTATAGCTGAAGTAAAGCAATTCCGCGATCAAGGAAGTAAATATAGCCTGTAA
- a CDS encoding type II CAAX endopeptidase family protein, protein MLQLKKDMELQFEKPKVKFTVKKILFTIVYALLLQAVIVVLIGSVLGTNSTFMKTPAGKLIINFITAATFILGVCVIYNPTKIYNELFKQNLNIKVIFSGLKWGLTAFLAGWLTNWLTYTIYSLIAVNPEPQSASLLLNSLSNKLFVPAIILVGFIAPLYEELVFRGLIQRTISQYTSPLLGVIGSGFLFSISHFDLYQIPGLFVMSLCFSITYKRSKTLYTPIIAHMVNNVIFIACFVLIS, encoded by the coding sequence TTGCTTCAGTTAAAAAAAGATATGGAGCTCCAGTTCGAGAAACCTAAGGTTAAGTTTACTGTTAAAAAGATACTATTCACTATTGTTTACGCTCTTTTATTACAGGCTGTTATTGTAGTATTAATTGGCTCGGTTCTAGGAACTAACTCAACCTTTATGAAAACACCTGCTGGTAAACTAATCATTAACTTTATTACTGCGGCTACCTTTATATTAGGTGTTTGCGTAATATATAATCCAACTAAAATTTACAATGAACTATTTAAACAAAACCTAAATATTAAGGTAATATTTAGTGGCTTAAAATGGGGTCTAACAGCGTTTTTAGCTGGATGGCTGACAAATTGGTTAACATACACAATATATAGCCTAATCGCAGTCAATCCTGAGCCGCAATCAGCCTCACTATTACTTAATTCTTTATCTAATAAACTATTTGTACCAGCAATAATACTTGTGGGTTTTATAGCACCATTATACGAAGAGTTAGTTTTTAGAGGCCTTATTCAAAGAACCATATCGCAGTATACCTCACCGCTATTAGGGGTTATAGGAAGTGGATTTTTATTTTCAATAAGCCATTTTGATTTGTACCAAATACCAGGGCTGTTTGTAATGTCATTGTGTTTTAGCATTACTTATAAACGCTCTAAAACACTATATACACCAATAATAGCTCACATGGTTAATAACGTTATATTTATAGCATGCTTTGTGTTAATATCTTAG
- a CDS encoding 5'-methylthioadenosine/adenosylhomocysteine nucleosidase — MAIGIVGAMGLEIKLIKEKMINVKNYKYASVEYYKGLLNGVELVLFACGVGKVNAAIYTQIMLDKFKIDFVIHTGIAGAMASHINRGDLVIANDITYHDVRANQMKSLFPFCESFQCDTKLVSLAKNACEGNFEYHIGRIVTGDCFVANNTLKNSIKETYNPLCVEMEGAAIAHVCTVNKVPFVVIRCISDNADDNAKFDYDEFETFSANKAASVVNDIVTSL, encoded by the coding sequence ATGGCTATTGGTATTGTTGGGGCAATGGGCTTAGAGATAAAGTTAATTAAGGAAAAAATGATTAATGTAAAGAACTACAAGTATGCGAGTGTTGAGTATTATAAAGGCTTACTAAATGGGGTAGAGTTAGTTTTATTTGCATGTGGTGTTGGCAAGGTAAATGCCGCTATTTATACCCAAATAATGCTAGATAAATTTAAGATAGATTTTGTTATTCATACCGGTATAGCTGGTGCAATGGCTAGCCATATAAATAGAGGAGATTTAGTAATTGCTAATGATATCACCTACCATGATGTTAGGGCTAACCAAATGAAATCACTGTTTCCTTTCTGTGAAAGCTTTCAATGCGACACTAAACTAGTATCATTAGCTAAAAACGCTTGTGAAGGTAATTTTGAATACCATATTGGTAGAATTGTTACTGGTGACTGCTTTGTTGCAAATAATACCTTAAAGAATAGCATTAAAGAGACCTACAACCCACTTTGTGTAGAAATGGAGGGTGCGGCAATTGCTCATGTTTGTACCGTAAACAAAGTGCCATTTGTGGTTATACGCTGTATTTCAGATAACGCCGATGATAACGCCAAGTTCGATTATGACGAGTTTGAGACTTTTTCGGCAAATAAAGCAGCTAGTGTAGTTAATGATATTGTAACAAGTTTATAG
- the grdB gene encoding glycine reductase complex selenoprotein B translates to MDKIRVVWYLNQFFGQIGGEDKADIPPQKHEGGIGPAAGAGRLLGDRAEVVGTVICGDTYFGENVDAASDKVVELISSLQPNIVIAGPAFNAGRYGVACGAVAKAVSEQLNIPVISGMYPENPGVDMYKKYAYMVETTNSAAGMRKALPSIIKLALKVASGEPMGTPAEEGYMARGVRVNVFAEERGSKRAVNMLMKKLRGEEFETEYPMPNFDRVEPNKPVVDLSKAKIALVTSGGIVPKHNPDHIESSSASKYGKYDIANFNELSEADHETAHGGYDPTYANTNPNRVLPVDVLRDMEKEGLIGELHRYFYTTVGNGTAVASSKKFAETYSQELLADGVDAVILTSTUGTCTRCGATMVKEIERAGIPVVHMCTIVPISLTVGANRIVPTIAIPYPLGNPKLPAEDEKKLRRELVEKALEALKTEVNGQTVFDN, encoded by the coding sequence ATCGATAAAATCAGAGTAGTTTGGTATTTAAACCAATTCTTTGGTCAAATCGGCGGTGAGGATAAAGCAGATATTCCACCCCAAAAACATGAGGGTGGCATTGGTCCAGCTGCTGGAGCCGGTAGATTACTTGGAGATAGAGCTGAAGTTGTTGGCACAGTAATTTGCGGAGACACATATTTTGGTGAGAATGTTGACGCTGCTTCAGATAAAGTTGTTGAGTTAATTTCTAGTTTACAGCCTAATATTGTAATTGCTGGTCCTGCATTTAACGCTGGACGTTATGGAGTTGCTTGTGGTGCAGTTGCAAAAGCAGTTTCAGAGCAATTAAATATCCCAGTTATATCTGGTATGTATCCAGAGAACCCTGGTGTTGATATGTATAAAAAATACGCTTACATGGTAGAAACAACAAATAGTGCTGCCGGTATGCGTAAGGCTTTACCATCTATTATTAAACTAGCTCTTAAAGTAGCATCAGGAGAGCCTATGGGAACACCTGCAGAAGAGGGTTACATGGCTCGTGGAGTTAGAGTTAACGTTTTTGCAGAAGAACGTGGTTCTAAACGTGCTGTAAATATGTTAATGAAAAAGTTACGTGGCGAAGAATTTGAAACAGAATATCCAATGCCTAACTTTGACAGAGTTGAACCAAATAAGCCTGTTGTAGATTTAAGTAAAGCTAAAATTGCATTAGTTACATCTGGTGGTATTGTACCAAAGCATAACCCAGATCACATTGAGTCTTCTTCTGCTTCTAAATATGGTAAATACGATATTGCTAATTTTAACGAATTATCAGAAGCTGATCATGAAACAGCTCATGGTGGATATGACCCAACTTATGCAAACACAAATCCTAACCGCGTATTACCAGTTGATGTATTACGTGATATGGAAAAAGAAGGTCTAATCGGTGAGTTACATCGTTACTTCTATACAACTGTAGGTAACGGAACAGCTGTTGCTAGTTCTAAGAAATTTGCTGAAACATATTCTCAAGAATTACTTGCTGATGGTGTGGATGCAGTAATTTTAACCAGTACTTGAGGAACCTGTACACGTTGCGGTGCAACGATGGTTAAAGAGATTGAAAGAGCTGGTATTCCTGTAGTTCATATGTGTACAATTGTACCTATATCACTAACAGTAGGAGCTAACAGAATTGTTCCTACAATAGCTATTCCATATCCACTAGGTAATCCAAAATTACCTGCTGAAGATGAGAAAAAGCTTCGTCGTGAGTTAGTTGAAAAAGCTTTAGAAGCACTAAAAACTGAAGTTAACGGCCAAACCGTATTTGATAACTAA
- a CDS encoding thioredoxin family protein yields the protein MLALDKTNFNAEVLEGNGWVVVDFWSPKCEPCKELKPHVEKLGEKYGDQMKFCGLDITKARRVAIGQKVMGLPVVAFYLNGEKKAELTGGITPEQVEAKINELLG from the coding sequence ATGCTAGCACTAGACAAAACCAACTTTAACGCAGAAGTATTAGAAGGTAATGGTTGGGTTGTAGTTGATTTTTGGAGCCCAAAATGCGAGCCTTGTAAAGAGTTAAAACCTCATGTAGAAAAATTAGGTGAAAAGTACGGAGATCAAATGAAATTCTGTGGTTTAGATATTACTAAAGCACGTAGAGTAGCTATTGGTCAAAAAGTTATGGGATTACCTGTAGTAGCTTTTTATTTAAACGGAGAGAAGAAAGCTGAGCTTACTGGTGGAATTACACCTGAGCAAGTTGAAGCAAAAATAAATGAATTGCTAGGTTAA
- a CDS encoding N-acetylmuramoyl-L-alanine amidase, producing the protein MKHTIVLDLGYSNLDNCNLSYKTEEFEFKTAVLNILTSRLSNDGYNVIFTNINDSFELQLNNNVLVSDKADLYISIDTGYSSNAQVRGHWVFYWHDSSKGKLLAQIWNKHATHVFEHPSKGIRASRPGEWTDFSHIRRPNKHNIPTILIKHGYLTNKADYELLRSLQFQNQCAEVLFFTIKEYFKDKSVEQDWRVAIGEKALNYLVNEGLITSKDKFSETLLEPLPAWVIWEMFRRLTDR; encoded by the coding sequence ATGAAACACACTATTGTTTTAGACTTAGGTTATAGTAATTTAGATAATTGTAATTTAAGCTATAAAACAGAGGAGTTTGAGTTCAAAACAGCAGTTTTAAATATCTTAACAAGCCGACTAAGTAATGACGGCTATAATGTTATTTTCACTAATATAAATGATAGTTTTGAGTTGCAATTAAATAATAATGTATTAGTAAGTGATAAAGCTGATTTATATATAAGTATAGATACAGGTTATAGTTCTAATGCTCAGGTTAGAGGGCATTGGGTCTTTTATTGGCACGATAGCTCAAAAGGTAAACTTTTAGCCCAAATATGGAATAAACATGCCACCCATGTTTTCGAGCATCCATCAAAAGGAATAAGAGCTAGCAGACCAGGAGAGTGGACAGACTTTTCTCATATTCGTAGACCCAATAAACATAATATACCCACTATTCTTATTAAACATGGTTACTTAACCAATAAAGCAGATTATGAGTTGCTTAGGTCTTTGCAATTTCAAAATCAATGTGCAGAGGTATTATTTTTTACAATTAAAGAATACTTTAAAGATAAAAGCGTAGAGCAAGATTGGCGAGTAGCTATAGGAGAAAAAGCCCTTAATTATTTAGTAAATGAAGGTTTAATAACTAGTAAAGATAAATTTAGTGAAACATTGTTAGAACCTTTGCCAGCTTGGGTTATCTGGGAAATGTTTAGACGGTTGACTGACAGGTAA